A window from Plasmodium chabaudi chabaudi strain AS genome assembly, chromosome: 11 encodes these proteins:
- a CDS encoding RAP protein, putative, which yields MSLPSKSHILCGKFISRVYLNKGGKFYYMFYRSTCNKNGNKKEININNISLNFNSLKKKNEFEEKEFCVDDLNKYNLKDNKINFDVLNKIINYILMNKNDHKLNVENLLLVLVVFHKNFINYKDKFENGFDLKVYTNIISKIKLKLHYLYTSKMLIYTLDILTNLKLIDNDILKSFTNKCDYFIKNEEYEIYDLVSFLRIFSEAYTLNKHNNSIHFQNFNWLLIKTICDKLTYNFDFLFLPYKDNTFSFNLRKRLSHQIGQIVSSSNSSSNDTRLSCDRGEKWDAPIDSSTNESKTIILDTLLSISKSLKNLNYSHIPLSNEISNTLKIHFFNHNKLININQDPVSLNKLFYIMNCFLFLQLDYHMFYKYILNNFNEFLKQYKNLLLLFFLLSKNNLFPSKVIHIFDSTFLENIKQKKYNSQNLIILLETYASHKYRNAILIQQVLNYWNPCPVHNKMDDTHSNGNSLDISFHNKDADMLISSDSASGPSDGETIVDANSSVDNFGGIKSEGLYNSLPILDKIKIFYSLFHLDIYEDKLLFDITTQLNSPELIHTIPYKFLIKLLLSFCYFSFENITIYNMIIKNLIKYDILVDNIYLNQLKIIELSLRTHHVPNVYNKLDSECYEYMNYIKNKEKEIEYNIKSDLQKEVKNILLTFNLTPLEEVSIGPYNVDFVEQDQTFQNIYKNEIYYQDKQNNYNQFISSNKKLDEHSGKIIIEVNGEHHFYKNTKSYTSFSKLKHKLLSDLGYIVINIPYFDWAILNTDLNKKSYIKKIINEKSNIDMVSILPHNQQACLLKHDELKNVKKAIHSGYAKSQFINNIAEFRKKNKLKFLKKKIKEI from the coding sequence ATGAGTTTGCCATCCAAGTCACACATTTTGTGTGGGAAGTTTATCAGTCGGGTTTATCTTAATAAAGGTGGAAAATTCTATTACATGTTTTATCGTAGCACTTGTAACAAAAATggcaataaaaaagaaataaacataaataatatatctcTAAATTTTAAcagtttaaaaaagaaaaatgagTTTGAAGAAAAAGAGTTTTGTGTAGacgatttaaataaatataatctgaaggacaataaaataaattttgatgttttaaataaaattataaattatattttgatgaataaaaatgatcaTAAGCTAAATGTAGAAAATTTGTTATTAGTATTAGTTGtgtttcataaaaattttataaattataaagacAAGTTTGAAAATGGATTTGatttaaaagtatatacaaatattatatctaaaataaaactaaaattacattatttatatactagTAAGATGCTGATTTATACATtagatatattaacaaatttaaaattaattgataatgatatattaaaatcgtttacaaataaatgtgattattttataaaaaatgaagaatatgaaatatatgatcttgtttcttttttaagaaTATTTAGTGAAGCATACACTTTGAACAAGCATAACAATTCTATTCATTTTCAAAACTTCAATTggttattaattaaaactATATGTGATAAGCTAACATATAACttcgattttttatttctgcCTTATAAAGATAATACCTTTTCGTTTAATTTACGTAAAAGGCTGTCTCACCAGATCGGCCAAATCGTTAGCAGTAGCAACAGCAGTAGCAATGACACTCGTTTAAGCTGCGATCGTGGCGAGAAATGGGATGCCCCCATCGATTCCAGCACTAACGAATCAAAGACAATCATTTTAGATACCCTCTTATCAATCAGTAAaagtttgaaaaatttaaattattccCATATACCATTATCAAATGAAATTTCAAATACactaaaaatacatttttttaaccataataaattaataaatataaatcaagATCCTGtttctttaaataaattattttatattatgaattgttttttatttttacaattagATTAtcatatgttttataaatatatactgaacaattttaatgagtttttaaaacaatataaaaatttgttacttcttttctttttactttcaaaaaataatttgtttcCTTCAAAagttattcatatatttgattcaacatttttggaaaatataaaacaaaaaaaatataattcacAAAATCTTATAATCCTACTAGAAACATATGCTTCACATAAATACAGAAATGCTATCCTAATTCAGCaagttttaaattattgGAATCCCTGTCCTGTTCATAACAAAATGGATGACACGCACTCAAACGGAAACTCTCTAGACATTTCTTTCCATAACAAGGATGCAGACATGCTAATAAGCAGTGATAGTGCATCAGGTCCAAGCGATGGAGAGACAATTGTGGATGCCAACAGTAGTGTAGACAATTTTGGCGGAATAAAAAGTGAAGGCTTGTACAATTCTCTTCCCATTTtagataaaattaaaattttttacagTTTGTTTCATTTAGATATTTATGAAGACAAGCTATTATTCGATATAACGACCCAACTAAATAGCCCCGAATTAATACATACCATTccttataaatttttaataaaattgttattaaGTTTTTGCTATTTTTcgtttgaaaatataactatatataatatgataataaagaatttaataaaatatgacatCCTAGtagataatatatatttgaatcAGTTGAAAATTATAGAGCTCTCTTTACGAACCCATCACGTTCCAAATGTGTATAACAAACTAGACAGTGAATGTTATGAATAcatgaattatattaaaaataaagaaaaggaaatcgaatataatatcaaatccgatttacaaaaagaagttaaaaatattttacttaCATTTAATTTAACTCCATTGGAAGAAGTTTCGATAGGCCCATATAATGTCGATTTTGTTGAGCAAGATCAAacatttcaaaatatttataaaaatgaaatatactACCAAgacaaacaaaataattataatcaatttatatcatcaaataaaaaattggatGAACATAGTgggaaaattattattgaaGTTAATGGAGaacatcatttttataaaaatacaaaatcgTATACTTCTTTctcaaaattaaaacataaattattaagtGACCTTGgatatattgttattaataTTCCATACTTTGATTGGGCTATATTAAATActgatttaaataaaaaatcatacataaaaaaaattataaatgagAAATCAAATATAGATATGGTTTCAATACTACCCCATAATCAACAAGCTTGCTTATTAAAACATGATGAGTTAAAAAACGTTAAAAAGGCAATTCATTCTGGATATGCCAAATCACAGTTTATTAATAACATTGCCGAAtttaggaaaaaaaataaattaaaatttttgaaaaaaaaaattaaagagaTCTAG
- a CDS encoding histone-lysine N-methyltransferase, putative produces the protein MYKIEYKEDKGKCVIATSQIRSGYCITDSHPEIAIPLCVKFMTPRVVDPATKKNNYKIINICFYCFEKVNKCTYCPNCKYVAYCSDICLERAWKFHREECDIYKSNIFDKYCPTITMRLVINCYLSHLNFYDYSGTINDLTKEKYENLKYPAYIVAVALMSKKKKIFSNFEDNKSILKNVIEKFIKVSKNTLQIIDNELEPCGLGIYKKPIPYFNHSCLSNCITIFKNQRLYIRTLMDIYPGEELTISYLDVAFDRNARLAICADQYFFTCTCKLCKVNIASECHNIFNNDFICTQSENCKKFINYMEIVLMSELERKISYLNKSHFKTFPILKKSTEKNETVWKCMLCKNETNDSVIKALIEKEKETIKEVEYLDTLFAEKYSYDNKNVLQSLTKIKSKIDDLTDFYHHSKYSLQKMRAKILYVSIQLQDFKLAYSIATQYLKSIEVSYGKYSPIYGYYIFLTGKLALFLDLKSAGLSLIHKAKKNIIKTYGPESPIYKDLEKFLYTNKY, from the coding sequence atgtataaaatagAGTATAAAGAAGACAAAGGGAAATGTGTTATAGCTACTAGCCAAATTAGATCTGGATATTGTATTACTGATTCACACCCAGAAATTGCAATCCCATTATGTGTTAAATTTATGACACCAAGAGTAGTGGATCCTGCAActaaaaagaataattataaaataataaatatatgctttTATTGCTTTGAAAAGGTTAACAAATGTACATACTGCCCTAATTGTAAATATGTAGCATATTGCAGTGATATTTGTTTAGAAAGGGCGTGGAAATTTCATAGAGAAGAatgtgatatatataaatcaaatatCTTTGATAAATATTGCCCAACAATAACTATGAGGTTAGTTATAAATTGTTATTTAAgtcatttaaatttttatgattataGTGGAACAATCAATGATTTAacgaaagaaaaatatgaaaactTAAAATATCCAGCATATATTGTTGCTGTTGCACTTAtgagtaaaaaaaaaaaaattttttcaaattttgaagataataaaagtatacttaaaaatgttattgaaaaatttataaaggtatcaaaaaatacattacaAATAATAGATAATGAATTAGAACCATGCGGTTTAggtatttataaaaagcCCATCCCATATTTTAATCATTCATGTTTAAGTAATTGTATaactatatttaaaaatcaaAGACTATATATAAGAACACTAATGGATATATATCCAGGAGAAGAATTAACAATAAGTTATTTAGACGTCGCATTTGATCGTAATGCTAGACTAGCTATATGTGCAGAtcagtatttttttacatgcACATGTAAATTATGTAAAGTAAATATTGCTTCCGAGTGTCATAACATATTTAACAatgattttatatgtacacAATCagaaaattgtaaaaaatttattaattatatggaAATTGTATTAATGTCAGAACTTGAAAGAAAGATTAGTTATCTTAATAAATCACATTTTAAAACTTTcccaattttaaaaaaatcaacagaaaaaaatgaaaccgTATGGAAATGTATGTtatgtaaaaatgaaactAACGATAGTGTAATAAAAGCTTtaattgaaaaagaaaaagaaacaatTAAAGAAGTTGAATATTTAGATACATTATTTGctgaaaaatattcttatgataataaaaatgtattacaATCTTTaactaaaataaaatcaaaaatagATGATCTTACagatttttatcatcattcaaaatattctttacaaaaaatgagagcgaaaatattatatgtatctATACAATTACAAGACTTCAAATTAGCATATAGTATAGCTACccaatatttaaaatcaaTTGAAGTATCTTATGGAAAATATTCACCGATTTAtggatattatatttttttaacaggAAAACTAGCTTTATTTCTTGATCTCAAATCAGCAG